In Bacteroidota bacterium, one DNA window encodes the following:
- a CDS encoding S8 family serine peptidase — MSQYRNILSAIAAVFLIVSSAAAQNPVAGRIIVRVTPDAVERMRTLFEPVVSNDPHFDPQRCTLRAESQIRDVFSLPGSVRGLWITPLFAQHNVALESLRERTNPILFSNSKLTTRIAETEALAMLRSSEDRIARCFELHFDPSTSPAAIAVWLRKSGIVEFAEPRFAYATTFVPNDSLLSMQYSIATMHVTQAWDKVRCDSTMLIAVDDIGTDWNHRDLRDAIFVNQGEVGLDSLGYDKRSNGIDDDGDGFVDDWHGWDFAGADGSTSDNDPSTFAEHGTHTGGIMAAEGNNITGICGIAFGARLLPLKCGDDLGGSVAFGYEGIVYAADMGAKIVNNSWGGTGFSQLGQDVVNYATAKNCLVVAAAGNDQTLEDLYPASFNHVLSVCATDQLDGLAYFSSYGRHVDVAAPGQGIVSTIPSDKYRSMDGTSMASPNAAGVAALVRQKFPSLTPDQVAERIRSTARPINLTEQDRQNGFTGHGIVQADSALDLTKPHHSVRIVSVTIDDPDGDGTLQSGEGANIVLSVRNFLDPIEHLTAHIQVLDPTPGTISFTSNDLQFPDANTLDVVQNVSGTLHVNVSPTAGLDLVIPIRVTFSNGTDYQGDIDYFTLVINPSYLDLNKNTITATISARGDVGFNDPPNNEQGSGFTWVGAPPSILASGKTALFDAGLMVATDPDHVVSSAPSAANDLVWDQDFRVLEPSHYILEPDKPGALQEIECRFDDSPADSSLIAQQVGVNVHATAYEFGGAAANAVVLDYVLSHQDALNGIAASDQTAVALYMDWDVGSSGANNVSMISPLDSMLAVTKRLDPGFPFVGVKIISALPDGTSFNLFAMLNDGSDSGIGVFNGYPNANKFTTMTTPQLLSGPGDVSMIYGLRNVPLASMDSVHVTYVFGFGVDDSDLKRTIDNATAAWFGTSSVSQAVASGSLLRCYPNPCEGMLHIESPFDGAQDVRVYDVLGRTVYRSRMTGQQTLVSLPTLDAGAYRLVVSTPTDSRSTQLIVR, encoded by the coding sequence ATGAGTCAATATCGTAACATCCTCTCGGCCATTGCGGCCGTCTTTCTTATTGTGTCCTCCGCTGCTGCACAGAACCCCGTCGCAGGAAGGATCATCGTGCGCGTAACTCCGGATGCCGTTGAACGCATGCGCACACTCTTTGAACCCGTCGTATCGAACGATCCGCACTTCGATCCGCAACGTTGCACACTTCGCGCAGAGTCGCAGATCCGCGACGTGTTCTCGCTCCCGGGTTCGGTCCGGGGTTTATGGATTACACCGCTGTTTGCACAGCATAATGTCGCGCTCGAATCGCTGCGCGAACGGACAAACCCGATTCTGTTCTCGAATTCCAAACTCACGACTCGTATCGCAGAAACCGAGGCGCTTGCGATGCTTCGCTCGAGCGAAGACCGCATTGCCCGATGCTTCGAACTGCATTTCGATCCGAGCACCTCACCCGCTGCGATTGCCGTTTGGCTTCGGAAGTCAGGGATCGTGGAATTCGCCGAGCCGAGATTCGCGTATGCAACGACATTCGTGCCGAACGACTCGCTTCTGTCGATGCAATACTCGATCGCAACGATGCATGTGACCCAAGCGTGGGACAAAGTGCGCTGCGATTCGACGATGCTTATTGCAGTCGACGACATCGGGACCGATTGGAATCATCGGGATTTGCGCGATGCGATCTTCGTCAATCAGGGTGAAGTAGGGCTGGATTCGCTCGGGTACGACAAACGCAGTAATGGCATCGACGACGATGGCGACGGGTTCGTCGACGATTGGCACGGCTGGGATTTTGCTGGCGCCGACGGTTCGACGTCGGATAACGATCCCAGTACGTTCGCCGAGCATGGCACCCACACGGGCGGGATCATGGCTGCCGAAGGAAATAACATTACCGGCATTTGCGGCATCGCCTTTGGCGCCCGGTTGCTTCCGTTGAAATGTGGCGACGATCTCGGCGGCAGCGTCGCGTTCGGTTATGAAGGGATCGTGTACGCGGCGGATATGGGCGCGAAGATCGTGAATAACTCATGGGGCGGCACCGGTTTCTCGCAGCTCGGACAAGATGTGGTGAACTATGCGACGGCGAAGAATTGCCTCGTAGTTGCCGCTGCGGGAAACGACCAGACGCTTGAGGATTTGTACCCGGCAAGTTTTAATCATGTGCTTTCGGTCTGTGCGACCGATCAACTCGACGGGCTTGCATATTTTTCGAGTTATGGCAGGCATGTCGATGTCGCCGCTCCGGGGCAGGGAATCGTGAGCACAATCCCATCCGATAAGTATCGTTCGATGGACGGTACCAGTATGGCTTCGCCGAACGCAGCGGGTGTTGCGGCGTTGGTGCGCCAGAAGTTTCCGAGTCTCACACCCGATCAGGTTGCCGAGCGCATTCGTTCGACGGCACGCCCAATTAACCTTACAGAACAGGACCGCCAAAACGGATTCACGGGTCATGGGATCGTTCAGGCGGACTCTGCACTGGATCTTACCAAGCCACACCATTCGGTTCGAATTGTCAGTGTAACGATCGATGATCCCGACGGCGACGGAACATTGCAAAGTGGCGAAGGGGCGAATATCGTGCTTTCGGTTCGTAATTTTCTCGATCCGATCGAGCACCTCACGGCCCACATTCAAGTCCTCGACCCTACTCCGGGTACGATCTCGTTCACATCGAACGATCTGCAATTTCCCGATGCGAATACCCTCGATGTTGTACAGAATGTTTCCGGGACGCTGCATGTCAATGTCAGTCCGACCGCCGGGCTTGACCTCGTCATTCCGATCCGTGTGACCTTCAGCAATGGTACGGATTATCAGGGCGACATCGATTACTTCACGCTTGTGATCAACCCGTCGTATCTCGATCTGAACAAAAATACCATTACAGCGACGATCAGTGCGAGGGGTGATGTCGGCTTCAACGATCCTCCGAACAACGAGCAGGGAAGCGGCTTCACGTGGGTCGGTGCGCCGCCGAGCATTCTCGCCAGCGGCAAGACTGCGCTCTTCGATGCCGGGTTGATGGTTGCGACCGATCCCGATCATGTCGTATCGTCGGCGCCCAGCGCCGCAAATGACCTTGTCTGGGATCAGGATTTCCGGGTTCTCGAACCATCGCACTACATACTCGAACCGGACAAACCGGGCGCACTACAAGAGATCGAATGTCGCTTCGACGATTCGCCGGCGGACTCGTCGCTGATCGCACAGCAAGTCGGTGTGAATGTGCACGCAACGGCGTATGAATTCGGCGGTGCCGCAGCGAATGCGGTCGTTCTCGATTATGTGCTATCACATCAGGATGCGCTCAACGGTATTGCAGCTTCGGACCAGACAGCCGTGGCGCTCTACATGGATTGGGACGTCGGCTCTTCGGGAGCGAATAATGTGTCGATGATATCTCCGCTGGATTCGATGCTTGCGGTCACGAAGCGTCTTGATCCCGGTTTCCCATTTGTCGGCGTCAAGATCATTTCTGCGCTGCCCGACGGTACCTCGTTCAATCTCTTTGCGATGCTCAACGATGGGAGCGATAGTGGGATCGGAGTCTTCAACGGATATCCCAATGCGAACAAGTTTACGACGATGACAACGCCTCAGCTCTTGAGCGGCCCTGGCGACGTCTCGATGATCTACGGACTTCGCAACGTACCGCTCGCGTCGATGGATTCGGTCCATGTAACCTATGTGTTCGGCTTCGGCGTGGACGATTCGGACCTCAAGCGTACGATCGATAACGCGACCGCTGCGTGGTTCGGGACGAGCTCCGTCAGTCAGGCAGTGGCATCGGGCTCTCTGTTGCGATGCTATCCGAACCCATGTGAAGGCATGCTGCATATCGAAAGTCCGTTTGACGGTGCGCAGGATGTCAGGGTCTACGATGTCCTCGGCAGAACGGTGTATCGGTCGCGTATGACCGGGCAGCAAACGCTTGTATCGCTGCCGACGCTGGATGCGGGGGCATATCGGCTTGTTGTCAGCACACCGACCGATTCCCGCAGCACTCAGTTGATCGTTCGCTAA
- a CDS encoding acyl-CoA dehydrogenase family protein: MQTDALDFHLSEDQQAIRDAARSFAESEIKPHALEWDETQTFPLDAFASMASLGFLGIMVPTELGGAGLGAMENAIIIEEIARACPAVALSIAAHNGLCTGHILAFASDELKQKYIPDLASGSVLGAWGLTEPSSGSDAGGMQTTGVRDGDHWILNGAKNFITHGTYGKTAVIMAITDRAKGPKGISAFVVDKSMPGFSASKKENKLGMRASDTSSLLLDTVRVPAANLIGEEGMGFVQALQILDGGRISIAALSVGCAQGAFEAAMKYAQERKQFGKSLAEMQGIQFKLSQMSMKLDAARLLTYKAASLRDAGQPYGEAASMAKMFASEACVNICEEAIQIHGGYGYIKEFPVEKYWRDSKLLTIGEGTSEVQRMVIARHELKAFAS, encoded by the coding sequence ATGCAGACCGACGCCCTCGATTTTCATTTGAGCGAAGACCAACAAGCCATCCGCGACGCTGCGCGCTCGTTCGCAGAATCCGAGATTAAACCGCATGCCCTCGAATGGGACGAAACGCAGACCTTCCCACTCGATGCGTTCGCTTCGATGGCGTCACTTGGGTTTTTGGGGATCATGGTCCCGACCGAACTCGGTGGCGCCGGACTCGGTGCGATGGAGAATGCAATCATCATCGAAGAAATCGCCCGTGCCTGCCCGGCGGTTGCACTGTCGATCGCTGCACATAATGGGCTCTGTACCGGTCATATCCTTGCGTTTGCGTCGGACGAACTCAAACAGAAGTATATCCCCGATCTTGCCAGCGGTTCGGTGCTCGGCGCATGGGGCCTGACCGAACCGAGCTCCGGCTCCGATGCCGGCGGCATGCAGACGACGGGTGTTCGCGATGGAGACCACTGGATCCTCAACGGAGCGAAGAATTTTATTACGCACGGCACCTACGGCAAGACGGCCGTGATCATGGCCATTACCGACCGTGCAAAAGGCCCAAAGGGCATCAGCGCATTTGTCGTCGATAAGTCGATGCCAGGGTTCTCGGCGTCGAAGAAAGAGAACAAGCTCGGCATGCGAGCAAGCGACACGTCGAGCCTCCTGCTCGATACTGTTCGTGTGCCGGCGGCGAACCTTATCGGCGAGGAAGGCATGGGATTCGTGCAGGCGCTGCAGATCCTCGACGGTGGTAGAATTTCCATTGCGGCGTTGAGTGTCGGCTGCGCGCAAGGCGCATTCGAAGCCGCGATGAAATACGCGCAAGAGCGGAAACAGTTCGGCAAGTCGCTCGCAGAGATGCAGGGTATTCAGTTCAAGCTCTCGCAGATGTCGATGAAGCTCGATGCCGCACGATTACTCACCTACAAGGCGGCATCGTTGCGCGATGCGGGCCAACCCTACGGCGAAGCCGCGTCGATGGCGAAGATGTTCGCGTCGGAGGCATGTGTGAATATCTGCGAAGAAGCGATCCAGATCCACGGCGGGTACGGATATATCAAAGAATTTCCGGTCGAGAAATACTGGCGCGATTCGAAATTGCTCACGATCGGTGAAGGAACGAGCGAAGTGCAGCGCATGGTCATTGCCCGCCACGAGCTCAAGGCATTTGCTTCCTAA
- a CDS encoding PBP1A family penicillin-binding protein encodes MDDQQYEEFEGYEGPQDHLSQFGVTPWERFTAFLKKRKLVIVLVLVFGVGFPWLTYEVLKGVPTLDQLENPHPELATRIISSDGEPLDQFFIKNRTTVKLREVPKALIDGLIATEDREFYDHWGMNVWRTFKAVWTDIITLSPKQGASTITQQLARNLYLSQEKTPLRKLREAVSAIQIERTHTKNEILEMYLNVCYMGRGAYGVAVASQVYFGKDVSKLTPAQCAFLVGVLKGPENYDPDDNYDRALARRNTVLENMVDAGYLDKSSCDKYRQEKIKVVPARTYQGVAPHFVEMVRQQLSKMPELAGYDLYRDGLVVYTTLNAQMQRAANRAVDEHIAEYQKTVVDKRWNWKSHKELLDSLVAHAARNNPEVRNTEDDKMREKLERKLRADQRFIDSVKVSELRLQAGFVCIDQKTGQILSMVGSSNYREHRYGLNHVTQIIRQPGSSFKPFVYASCFEKGYTPESLVSNDPIEMPDGDKVWRPQNFAGEAVGGPMTIRSALQWSSNLCAVHAITELTNISDVVKMAKRLGIKSNIPAVPSIALGTAEVSPLEMASAYSTFANDGVRATPFAVLRVEDRNGKIIYRAKPEYDLVFEPKIAQMITICLKAVVDGGTASSGVRRFFGYPAAGKTGTTQNFADAWFCGYTPYYTACAWVGFDDKRVTFTGSDGQGGRAAAPIWGRFMKYAYEAMKPKMIFFNTNWNGAVATPDSTKRGDSTGGVLPTIPNAQTPMHDQHTPPTQPTTTPQPQPIVQPKEPKP; translated from the coding sequence GTGGACGACCAGCAATACGAAGAATTCGAGGGCTACGAAGGGCCCCAAGACCATCTCTCACAGTTTGGGGTAACCCCGTGGGAGCGGTTTACGGCATTCCTGAAAAAACGGAAGCTGGTGATCGTACTTGTTCTCGTGTTTGGCGTCGGCTTCCCGTGGCTGACCTACGAAGTCCTCAAAGGCGTCCCGACACTCGACCAGCTCGAGAACCCCCATCCCGAATTAGCGACACGTATCATCAGCTCCGATGGCGAGCCGCTCGATCAGTTCTTCATCAAGAACCGCACCACTGTCAAGCTTCGCGAAGTGCCGAAGGCGCTCATCGACGGACTGATCGCCACCGAAGACCGCGAGTTCTACGATCACTGGGGCATGAACGTCTGGCGCACGTTCAAAGCGGTCTGGACCGACATTATCACGCTCAGCCCGAAGCAAGGGGCTTCGACGATCACCCAGCAGCTTGCACGTAATCTGTACCTTTCGCAAGAAAAAACTCCGCTGCGCAAACTCCGCGAAGCCGTCAGCGCCATCCAGATCGAGCGTACGCATACGAAGAACGAGATTCTGGAGATGTACCTGAACGTCTGCTACATGGGTCGCGGTGCATACGGCGTCGCCGTGGCAAGTCAGGTCTATTTCGGCAAGGACGTGTCGAAACTGACGCCGGCGCAGTGCGCATTCCTTGTCGGCGTGCTCAAGGGGCCGGAGAACTACGACCCCGACGACAACTACGATCGCGCGCTTGCCCGTCGAAATACCGTTCTGGAGAACATGGTCGATGCCGGCTATCTCGACAAGAGTTCGTGCGATAAGTACCGCCAGGAAAAGATCAAAGTAGTCCCTGCACGCACGTATCAAGGCGTCGCGCCGCATTTCGTGGAGATGGTACGCCAGCAGCTTTCGAAGATGCCGGAGCTTGCGGGCTATGATCTCTACCGCGACGGCCTCGTGGTCTACACCACCCTCAACGCACAGATGCAGCGCGCCGCCAACCGCGCGGTCGATGAACACATCGCGGAATACCAAAAGACTGTTGTCGATAAGCGATGGAATTGGAAATCGCATAAAGAATTGCTCGACTCGCTTGTCGCGCATGCTGCACGCAACAATCCGGAAGTACGAAATACCGAGGACGACAAAATGCGTGAGAAGCTCGAACGAAAACTGCGTGCAGATCAGAGATTTATCGACAGCGTGAAAGTCTCAGAGCTCCGATTGCAAGCGGGTTTTGTTTGCATCGATCAGAAGACGGGGCAGATTCTCTCGATGGTCGGCAGTTCGAACTACCGCGAACACCGCTACGGCCTCAACCACGTTACGCAGATCATCCGACAGCCCGGTTCTTCGTTCAAACCGTTCGTCTATGCAAGCTGCTTCGAGAAGGGATACACGCCGGAGTCGTTAGTCTCGAATGATCCGATCGAGATGCCCGACGGTGACAAAGTATGGCGTCCGCAGAATTTCGCCGGCGAGGCGGTGGGCGGCCCGATGACCATTCGAAGCGCGTTGCAATGGTCGAGCAATCTCTGCGCCGTGCATGCGATCACCGAGTTGACAAACATTTCGGATGTCGTGAAGATGGCGAAGCGCCTCGGGATCAAGTCGAACATCCCTGCGGTGCCGTCGATCGCGCTCGGTACGGCGGAAGTCTCGCCGCTCGAAATGGCGAGCGCGTATTCGACCTTCGCCAATGATGGCGTTCGTGCAACACCGTTTGCCGTGCTTCGTGTCGAAGACCGCAACGGCAAGATTATTTATCGTGCAAAACCGGAGTACGATCTGGTCTTCGAGCCGAAGATCGCACAGATGATCACGATCTGCCTCAAAGCTGTTGTCGACGGCGGAACGGCAAGCAGCGGCGTTCGTAGGTTTTTCGGCTATCCCGCTGCCGGCAAGACGGGCACCACACAGAACTTTGCCGACGCCTGGTTTTGCGGATATACACCGTACTACACCGCCTGCGCATGGGTCGGCTTCGACGATAAACGCGTGACCTTCACCGGGTCCGACGGCCAAGGCGGCCGTGCTGCCGCGCCGATCTGGGGACGCTTCATGAAGTATGCCTACGAGGCCATGAAGCCGAAAATGATATTCTTCAATACCAATTGGAACGGCGCCGTCGCCACACCGGATTCGACCAAACGTGGCGACAGCACCGGTGGCGTGCTTCCGACGATCCCGAACGCGCAGACACCGATGCACGATCAGCATACTCCTCCGACTCAGCCGACGACAACCCCGCAGCCACAGCCGATCGTGCAACCGAAAGAACCGAAACCGTAA